The Methanocella arvoryzae MRE50 genome includes a region encoding these proteins:
- a CDS encoding flavodoxin family protein: MKILAIMGSPRKNGNTYRLTRKVEEKMKKLGDVDFEYVYLKDLDLRPCLGCGACFVKGEDHCPHKDDRAMLEEKMHRADGVIFASPVYVFNVSGLMKNFFDRFAYVCHRPRFFKSALVLATAGFELGTGQMLKLFSFMAEVWGFSIADRFAVAASEVPEFGTRAAKADKKVEVAAKKFHSAVTAGRVKPGLVNMAVFLAAQASIRKLSSEYYDYDYWREHGWLEKDTWYYYEPRAGLVKKTAAKLLSRFFSLAAR, translated from the coding sequence GTGAAGATACTGGCAATCATGGGAAGCCCGAGAAAGAACGGTAACACTTACAGGCTGACCAGAAAAGTCGAGGAGAAGATGAAAAAGCTCGGAGACGTGGACTTCGAATACGTGTATTTAAAAGACCTGGATCTCAGGCCATGCCTCGGCTGCGGGGCCTGCTTCGTCAAAGGTGAAGACCACTGCCCTCACAAGGACGACCGGGCGATGCTGGAGGAGAAAATGCACAGGGCTGACGGAGTCATCTTTGCCTCCCCAGTTTACGTCTTCAACGTCTCCGGCCTGATGAAGAACTTCTTCGACAGGTTTGCCTACGTCTGCCACCGCCCCCGCTTTTTCAAGAGCGCTCTAGTGCTGGCTACCGCTGGCTTTGAGCTGGGAACAGGCCAGATGCTCAAATTGTTCTCATTCATGGCAGAGGTCTGGGGCTTCAGTATCGCAGACCGATTCGCCGTAGCTGCCAGCGAAGTCCCGGAATTCGGCACCCGGGCGGCTAAAGCCGATAAAAAAGTAGAGGTAGCGGCGAAAAAGTTCCACAGCGCAGTGACAGCCGGCAGAGTTAAGCCTGGCCTGGTTAACATGGCTGTATTCCTGGCAGCCCAGGCGTCCATCAGGAAGCTATCGTCGGAATACTACGATTACGACTACTGGAGAGAGCACGGGTGGCTGGAAAAAGACACATGGTATTACTACGAGCCCCGGGCGGGCCTGGTAAAGAAAACGGCGGCAAAGCTGCTATCCAGATTCTTTAGCTTAGCCGCAAGGTAA
- a CDS encoding CDP-alcohol phosphatidyltransferase family protein: MPISCALHRAGVTPNMVTSAGLLMSVIGGLLAASGQLYAGIAVFTLGAIMDAVDGSLARVSGECTEFGRYYDSVCDRLSELSFVAGAIIGGAPVMALVVIAGSCLLLTTRIFNHRRGLNSNAACFGRPERLALLIAGLLAPAPYDLALFTIAGLLCLISSGQALASGLRSSRDQNESTGPVLR; encoded by the coding sequence ATGCCGATCAGTTGTGCTCTTCATAGGGCGGGAGTAACGCCTAATATGGTCACTTCTGCCGGACTGCTGATGTCTGTGATCGGGGGGCTGCTCGCCGCTTCAGGTCAGCTCTACGCGGGCATTGCCGTCTTCACATTGGGGGCTATAATGGATGCGGTCGACGGCTCACTGGCCAGAGTGTCGGGTGAGTGTACAGAGTTCGGCAGGTACTACGATAGCGTCTGCGACCGGCTTTCTGAGCTGTCCTTCGTGGCGGGAGCAATTATAGGAGGTGCCCCGGTCATGGCGCTTGTCGTCATAGCGGGCTCGTGCCTGCTGCTGACTACCAGAATTTTCAATCATAGAAGAGGACTGAACTCGAACGCCGCCTGCTTCGGCAGGCCCGAGCGGTTGGCCCTCTTAATTGCAGGGCTGCTGGCGCCGGCGCCGTACGATCTGGCCCTGTTTACGATCGCCGGCCTGCTCTGCCTGATCTCTTCGGGCCAGGCGTTGGCGTCAGGTTTACGTAGCAGCAGAGATCAAAATGAAAGCACAGGGCCGGTTTTAAGATGA